A single genomic interval of Aedes aegypti strain LVP_AGWG chromosome 1, AaegL5.0 Primary Assembly, whole genome shotgun sequence harbors:
- the LOC5571311 gene encoding centriolar coiled-coil protein of 110 kDa isoform X2 gives MSSGFSSVFKINGVPILPPVMTDEVRAEVARYRRMAVELEQKLQNLRIEPATESPMDDVSRDQQEEDASDSTSNLEGAQLVRRGSFTLEAPSPGLGKLPQSTTTPVNEKLTDRSDDESPRPRLIRSNSYTLDGPSPLLMKHMANQSLNIRSSTSMGEIETGCGKAHVKKLDFGGGEAGNKKSSKAGAKPKWVSTKKVSPKPLSPVKKYKSPYDSSAKPQAAVSKKKIKQLENSRDSPLGKQNKPAESTPLSDCQQRIKDMQAEHERRVKELLKRQEEEQLKLQESFRQQQEELMKMLPMPLLDQIHTSTPLLTSPDESTVDEQLAKPSFRTLNISSKDFVNNNDSQSSIGHVSSRHTIVSSDTSRTSLELENSDELYRTCEYNNAAVSHRDSNGNGQFDDVRSYLESIGQSLQDDDLKQLSKLDTIEPFNKRHQAASLINAYARGYLTRRLFQTDHVQKMVQVIRDTLLFILDLHHERHTSRQQVRSPADIQLKRTLLQQLTSACYQLHEVFFETSVQQRMAIIRRDRDALRRRLENRPRTASSVGSSVLSRSASVSSSSRGAASKKQTNVYRKLQMCSFKY, from the exons ATGTCCTCCGGTTTCAGTTCCGTGTTCAAAATCAATGGCGTTCCGATTCTTCCACCGGTG ATGACCGACGAAGTTCGAGCGGAAGTGGCTCGATATCGCAGAATGGCAGTCGAGTTGGAGCAAAAGCTTCAGAATTTGAGAATCGAACCAGCTACGGAAAGTCCTATGGATGATGTCAGTCGTGATCAGCAAGAAGAAGACGCATCAGATTCAACTTCCAATCTGGAAGGTGCCCAATTGGTTCGAAGAGGCTCGTTCACTTTGGAAGCACCAAGTCCCGGGCTGGGAAAACTTCCGCAATCTACCACCACCCCTGTAAATGAGAAGCTAACGGACAGGTCGGACGATGAATCCCCAAGGCCCCGCTTGATTCGCTCCAATTCCTATACCCTAGACGGCCCGAGTCCGCTGCTGATGAAACACATGGCTAATCAGAGTTTGAACATTAGGAGTTCGACGTCGATGGGGGAAATTGAGACCGGCTGTGGGAAGGCTCACGTCAAGAAGTTGGATTTTGGAGGTGGTGAAGCAGGGAACAAAAAAAGTTCCAAAGCCGGTGCTAAACCGAAATGGGTGTCCACTAAGAAG GTATCTCCGAAGCCGCTAAGTCCAGTCAAGAAATATAAAAGTCCTTACGATTCGTCGGCTAAACCGCAAGCTGCTGTAAGCAAGAAGAAAATCAAACAGCTCGAAAACTCTCGAGATAGTCCGCTGGGAAAGCAGAATAAGCCAGCGGAATCAACGCCACTGAGCGATTGCCAGCAGCGAATAAAAGACATGCAAGCCGAGCACGAGCGACGAGTCAAAGAGCTGCTCAAACGACAGGAAGAAGAACAGCTAAAATTGCAAGAGAGCTTCCGCCAACAGCAGGAAGAGCTAATGAAGATGCTGCCCATGCCTCTGTTGGATCAGATTCACACTTCCACTCCTCTGTTGACAAGCCCGGATGAATCGACGGTTGACGAGCAGCTGGCTAAGCCGTCCTTCCGGACGCTGAACATAAGCTCGAAAGATTTCGTCAACAACAACGACTCCCAGTCCAGTATTGGTCACGTGTCTTCGAGACATACGATTGTTTCGTCCGATACGAGCAGAACGAGCCTGGAGTTGGAAAACTCCGACGAGTTGTACCGAACTTGTGAGTATAACAATGCTGCCGTCAGTCATCGTGATTCCAACGGGAACGGACAATTTGATGACGTGCGTAGCTATCTGGAGTCGATCGGTCAATCCCTTCAGGATGACGACCTGAAACAGTTGTCCAAGCTGGACACGATCGAGCCTTTTAACAAGCGTCACCAAGCTGCTTCTCTGATCAATGCCTACGCTCGGGGTTATCTCACCCGAAGGCTCTTCCAAACGGACCACGTGCAGAAAATGGTGCAGGTAATCCGAGACACGTTGCTCTTCATATTGGATCTGCATCATGAGAGGCACACCTCACGTCAGCAAGTCCGCAGTCCGGCTGATATCCAACTCAAACGTACCCTTCTGCAGCAACTCACATCGGCGTGCTACCAACTGCACGAGGTGTTTTTCGAAACAAGTGTGCAACAGCGCATGGCCATCATTCGACGGGATCGAGATGCACTGCGGCGTAGACTGGAGAACCGGCCCCGGACGGCCAGCTCGGTGGGATCAAGCGTATTGAGTCGCTCGGCATcggtcagcagcagcagcaggggCGCTGCGTCCAAGAAGCAAACCAACGTCTATCGGAAGCTGCAGATGTGCTCGTT TAAATATTGA
- the LOC5571311 gene encoding centriolar coiled-coil protein of 110 kDa isoform X3 — MSSGFSSVFKINGVPILPPVMTDEVRAEVARYRRMAVELEQKLQNLRIEPATESPMDDVSRDQQEEDASDSTSNLEGAQLVRRGSFTLEAPSPGLGKLPQSTTTPVNEKLTDRSDDESPRPRLIRSNSYTLDGPSPLLMKHMANQSLNIRSSTSMGEIETGCGKAHVKKLDFGGGEAGNKKSSKAGAKPKWVSTKKVSPKPLSPVKKYKSPYDSSAKPQAAVSKKKIKQLENSRDSPLGKQNKPAESTPLSDCQQRIKDMQAEHERRVKELLKRQEEEQLKLQESFRQQQEELMKMLPMPLLDQIHTSTPLLTSPDESTVDEQLAKPSFRTLNISSKDFVNNNDSQSSIGHVSSRHTIVSSDTSRTSLELENSDELYRTCEYNNAAVSHRDSNGNGQFDDVRSYLESIGQSLQDDDLKQLSKLDTIEPFNKRHQAASLINAYARGYLTRRLFQTDHVQKMVQVIRDTLLFILDLHHERHTSRQQVRSPADIQLKRTLLQQLTSACYQLHEVFFETSVQQRMAIIRRDRDALRRRLENRPRTASSVGSSVLSRSASVSSSSRGAASKKQTNVYRKLQMCSLRH; from the exons ATGTCCTCCGGTTTCAGTTCCGTGTTCAAAATCAATGGCGTTCCGATTCTTCCACCGGTG ATGACCGACGAAGTTCGAGCGGAAGTGGCTCGATATCGCAGAATGGCAGTCGAGTTGGAGCAAAAGCTTCAGAATTTGAGAATCGAACCAGCTACGGAAAGTCCTATGGATGATGTCAGTCGTGATCAGCAAGAAGAAGACGCATCAGATTCAACTTCCAATCTGGAAGGTGCCCAATTGGTTCGAAGAGGCTCGTTCACTTTGGAAGCACCAAGTCCCGGGCTGGGAAAACTTCCGCAATCTACCACCACCCCTGTAAATGAGAAGCTAACGGACAGGTCGGACGATGAATCCCCAAGGCCCCGCTTGATTCGCTCCAATTCCTATACCCTAGACGGCCCGAGTCCGCTGCTGATGAAACACATGGCTAATCAGAGTTTGAACATTAGGAGTTCGACGTCGATGGGGGAAATTGAGACCGGCTGTGGGAAGGCTCACGTCAAGAAGTTGGATTTTGGAGGTGGTGAAGCAGGGAACAAAAAAAGTTCCAAAGCCGGTGCTAAACCGAAATGGGTGTCCACTAAGAAG GTATCTCCGAAGCCGCTAAGTCCAGTCAAGAAATATAAAAGTCCTTACGATTCGTCGGCTAAACCGCAAGCTGCTGTAAGCAAGAAGAAAATCAAACAGCTCGAAAACTCTCGAGATAGTCCGCTGGGAAAGCAGAATAAGCCAGCGGAATCAACGCCACTGAGCGATTGCCAGCAGCGAATAAAAGACATGCAAGCCGAGCACGAGCGACGAGTCAAAGAGCTGCTCAAACGACAGGAAGAAGAACAGCTAAAATTGCAAGAGAGCTTCCGCCAACAGCAGGAAGAGCTAATGAAGATGCTGCCCATGCCTCTGTTGGATCAGATTCACACTTCCACTCCTCTGTTGACAAGCCCGGATGAATCGACGGTTGACGAGCAGCTGGCTAAGCCGTCCTTCCGGACGCTGAACATAAGCTCGAAAGATTTCGTCAACAACAACGACTCCCAGTCCAGTATTGGTCACGTGTCTTCGAGACATACGATTGTTTCGTCCGATACGAGCAGAACGAGCCTGGAGTTGGAAAACTCCGACGAGTTGTACCGAACTTGTGAGTATAACAATGCTGCCGTCAGTCATCGTGATTCCAACGGGAACGGACAATTTGATGACGTGCGTAGCTATCTGGAGTCGATCGGTCAATCCCTTCAGGATGACGACCTGAAACAGTTGTCCAAGCTGGACACGATCGAGCCTTTTAACAAGCGTCACCAAGCTGCTTCTCTGATCAATGCCTACGCTCGGGGTTATCTCACCCGAAGGCTCTTCCAAACGGACCACGTGCAGAAAATGGTGCAGGTAATCCGAGACACGTTGCTCTTCATATTGGATCTGCATCATGAGAGGCACACCTCACGTCAGCAAGTCCGCAGTCCGGCTGATATCCAACTCAAACGTACCCTTCTGCAGCAACTCACATCGGCGTGCTACCAACTGCACGAGGTGTTTTTCGAAACAAGTGTGCAACAGCGCATGGCCATCATTCGACGGGATCGAGATGCACTGCGGCGTAGACTGGAGAACCGGCCCCGGACGGCCAGCTCGGTGGGATCAAGCGTATTGAGTCGCTCGGCATcggtcagcagcagcagcaggggCGCTGCGTCCAAGAAGCAAACCAACGTCTATCGGAAGCTGCAGATGTGCTCGTT AAGACACTAA
- the LOC5571311 gene encoding centriolar coiled-coil protein of 110 kDa isoform X1, translated as MSSGFSSVFKINGVPILPPVMTDEVRAEVARYRRMAVELEQKLQNLRIEPATESPMDDVSRDQQEEDASDSTSNLEGAQLVRRGSFTLEAPSPGLGKLPQSTTTPVNEKLTDRSDDESPRPRLIRSNSYTLDGPSPLLMKHMANQSLNIRSSTSMGEIETGCGKAHVKKLDFGGGEAGNKKSSKAGAKPKWVSTKKVSPKPLSPVKKYKSPYDSSAKPQAAVSKKKIKQLENSRDSPLGKQNKPAESTPLSDCQQRIKDMQAEHERRVKELLKRQEEEQLKLQESFRQQQEELMKMLPMPLLDQIHTSTPLLTSPDESTVDEQLAKPSFRTLNISSKDFVNNNDSQSSIGHVSSRHTIVSSDTSRTSLELENSDELYRTCEYNNAAVSHRDSNGNGQFDDVRSYLESIGQSLQDDDLKQLSKLDTIEPFNKRHQAASLINAYARGYLTRRLFQTDHVQKMVQVIRDTLLFILDLHHERHTSRQQVRSPADIQLKRTLLQQLTSACYQLHEVFFETSVQQRMAIIRRDRDALRRRLENRPRTASSVGSSVLSRSASVSSSSRGAASKKQTNVYRKLQMCSLYSVNIEGEPASTEDTNGYDDTNGSMNGSAHEDLIPPKPKEHILAVSKSVPASSRSSLSASSTGRNSPAPSLSATVVSRLVHQMKQAIAPQQQYCQETTNKLRLRPKTSEAALIGTNAYQKRTLWDQKYY; from the exons ATGTCCTCCGGTTTCAGTTCCGTGTTCAAAATCAATGGCGTTCCGATTCTTCCACCGGTG ATGACCGACGAAGTTCGAGCGGAAGTGGCTCGATATCGCAGAATGGCAGTCGAGTTGGAGCAAAAGCTTCAGAATTTGAGAATCGAACCAGCTACGGAAAGTCCTATGGATGATGTCAGTCGTGATCAGCAAGAAGAAGACGCATCAGATTCAACTTCCAATCTGGAAGGTGCCCAATTGGTTCGAAGAGGCTCGTTCACTTTGGAAGCACCAAGTCCCGGGCTGGGAAAACTTCCGCAATCTACCACCACCCCTGTAAATGAGAAGCTAACGGACAGGTCGGACGATGAATCCCCAAGGCCCCGCTTGATTCGCTCCAATTCCTATACCCTAGACGGCCCGAGTCCGCTGCTGATGAAACACATGGCTAATCAGAGTTTGAACATTAGGAGTTCGACGTCGATGGGGGAAATTGAGACCGGCTGTGGGAAGGCTCACGTCAAGAAGTTGGATTTTGGAGGTGGTGAAGCAGGGAACAAAAAAAGTTCCAAAGCCGGTGCTAAACCGAAATGGGTGTCCACTAAGAAG GTATCTCCGAAGCCGCTAAGTCCAGTCAAGAAATATAAAAGTCCTTACGATTCGTCGGCTAAACCGCAAGCTGCTGTAAGCAAGAAGAAAATCAAACAGCTCGAAAACTCTCGAGATAGTCCGCTGGGAAAGCAGAATAAGCCAGCGGAATCAACGCCACTGAGCGATTGCCAGCAGCGAATAAAAGACATGCAAGCCGAGCACGAGCGACGAGTCAAAGAGCTGCTCAAACGACAGGAAGAAGAACAGCTAAAATTGCAAGAGAGCTTCCGCCAACAGCAGGAAGAGCTAATGAAGATGCTGCCCATGCCTCTGTTGGATCAGATTCACACTTCCACTCCTCTGTTGACAAGCCCGGATGAATCGACGGTTGACGAGCAGCTGGCTAAGCCGTCCTTCCGGACGCTGAACATAAGCTCGAAAGATTTCGTCAACAACAACGACTCCCAGTCCAGTATTGGTCACGTGTCTTCGAGACATACGATTGTTTCGTCCGATACGAGCAGAACGAGCCTGGAGTTGGAAAACTCCGACGAGTTGTACCGAACTTGTGAGTATAACAATGCTGCCGTCAGTCATCGTGATTCCAACGGGAACGGACAATTTGATGACGTGCGTAGCTATCTGGAGTCGATCGGTCAATCCCTTCAGGATGACGACCTGAAACAGTTGTCCAAGCTGGACACGATCGAGCCTTTTAACAAGCGTCACCAAGCTGCTTCTCTGATCAATGCCTACGCTCGGGGTTATCTCACCCGAAGGCTCTTCCAAACGGACCACGTGCAGAAAATGGTGCAGGTAATCCGAGACACGTTGCTCTTCATATTGGATCTGCATCATGAGAGGCACACCTCACGTCAGCAAGTCCGCAGTCCGGCTGATATCCAACTCAAACGTACCCTTCTGCAGCAACTCACATCGGCGTGCTACCAACTGCACGAGGTGTTTTTCGAAACAAGTGTGCAACAGCGCATGGCCATCATTCGACGGGATCGAGATGCACTGCGGCGTAGACTGGAGAACCGGCCCCGGACGGCCAGCTCGGTGGGATCAAGCGTATTGAGTCGCTCGGCATcggtcagcagcagcagcaggggCGCTGCGTCCAAGAAGCAAACCAACGTCTATCGGAAGCTGCAGATGTGCTCGTT ATATTCAGTAAATATTGAAGGTGAACCCGCCTCCACAGAAGACACTAACGGTTACGACGACACCAATGGATCTATGAATGGATCGGCTCATGAAGATCTCATTCCACCCAAACCAAAGGAGCACATCTTGGCAGTCTCAAAGAGCGTCCCAGCCTCCAGCCGAAGCTCTCTTAGTGCATCATCAACTGGCCGTAACTCACCGGCGCCCAGTCTGTCAGCTACGGTTGTCTCCCGATTAGTGCACCAGATGAAGCAAGCCATTGCACCTCAGCAACAATACTGCCAAGAGACCACCAACAAGTTGAGGCTCCGTCCCAAGACATCAGAAGCGGCCTTAATTGGGACCAATGCCTATCAAAAACGTACCCTGTGGGATCAAAAATATTACTAA